Genomic DNA from Paenibacillus sp. MBLB1832:
GCGCCATCAGCTTTCGCCTTAATGCCTGTTGGGGCTGCTGGCGCATCCTTAGCCGTTGGTTTGGATGTACTTGTACTTGTACCTCCGCCATTATTCGTGCCTGTTGGCGGCGCTGATGCGCCTGGCAGCAAGTTTCCGCTTCCATCGATCCCAGGGATGATGAGTGAATCTAGCGAGCTTCCATCTGAGTAAGTGGAGCGACTCGGCGTTGATTCTTTGCCAGCGACATCGACAGCCGTTACATAATACCCTGTAATTAGGTTAGTCGCTTGAGGCTGATCCACGAATTTGGCTTCAGCTCCAGCAAGCACAACTTTGCCTCCCAGAAGCATGAATTTGCCATTATTATCGGAGCGATAAATCCGATAGCCCACAATATCGGCATCCGCATTCGGTTGGAATGTGATCGTCGCTGTATCACCTGATTTGGTCATGGCGACATTGGTTGGAGCAGGAGGCACTTTGCCGTCATCGACCCGAGGATCTGGATCAGCAGGAGCATCGTCGTCATAATCGGTTGGTTTGTAGAATTCGATGGGCTTTCTGTTTTTCTCAGGCAGCTTTAGCATCGCTTCGTCGATTTCTTTCAACAACTGCGTAATCGATTTCTGACGTTTGATCACGACTTTCTCTTGTACGAAGTCAGCTGGTGTGCTTTCTTGCGCCATGTAGTTCAATCCGTTAAACGAGCTAATTTTCATTTTGACCATCACGTTATCGGTTTCGGTTGGCAAATACTTCTTGTTGAAAATATCCGTTACGAGATGATCGGAGCTTGTAGTTAATTCGCTCGGCAGTAGACCAGATAAGCTGGAGACCGTTGCTGATACGATGCCATCTGGCTTCGCAAACGTTTTGTTCGGGAAGAGTTCAGGCTTTTTCTCGATTGTTTTGTTCATGATCAGCGCCCAAATATCTTTGGCGTGATACGTTTGTTTCGTTGATCCGAATGTAGGACTTACTAATGTTGCCGTAGACAATTTATATATTGGCTGATCATAACCGATCCACACGCCAACTGTAATATCAGGGGTGAAGCCCATGAACCAAGCATCTGCATCATCTTGTGTTGATCCCGTTTTACCCGAAATTTCAATTTTGCCATATGATTTGAATTTGGCCATCAGATCAGTGGCAGTACCTTCTTTAACGACCGTTTTCATCATATCAGTAATGAGGTAAGCTGTTTGCGGCGAGTAAACCGTCTGCGGCTTTTGTTCATGTGCATAAATGGTCTTGCCGTTCGAATCTTTAATTTCACGAATTAAGTACGTTTCATTGAACACGCCTTTATTCGGAATAGACGCATAGGCGCCAGCCATTTCCTTCACAGATGTTCCTCGTTCCAGCCCTCCGATTACACCAGTCTGAGCGACGTTGTCTGCTTTCGTTAGTGACGTGATGCCAAGCTTCTTCACAAAGTCCCATGCTGGGCCAATACCGACTTTATTCAGGAAAATATCGATAGCTGGAATGTTGTAGGACTGATTCAAAGCTTTCCGTGCGGTCATTAATCCATGGAATTTATGATCCCAGTTCTCAGGCAAATGGAAACCTTTCACGCCGTCTTTCAAAATGATCGGGATATCATCTACGGTACTTCCTGGCTGAATTGCGCCTTTCTCGAGAGCTGGAATGTAAGCTGCGATAGGCTTCATTGTAGATCCAGGCTGTCTGTAGGCTTGCGTTGCGTGATTCAATTGTTCGTCGAAGAAGTCACGACCTTCAATCATTCCTTTGATCGCGCCTGTTTTGGAATCAATCATGATGGCGCCAACTTGTTCAATGCCGCCTTTTTTCTCATCCGTTGGGGCGAAATTCTTCTCGTTGCTTGAAATTTCATGCATACTGTCATAGATCGTTTTATCAATGGTTGTGTAAATTTGGTAGCCGCCGCGTAACAATTGCGTATGTATATTTTTCAATGCATCATTATAAGCGGTTGCGTTCGTTTTCGGATCTAACTCAGGTCGCTGAATTTTCAATAGGATTTCGGCAGCTTCCTGTTCCGTTTCAATCATCAGATACGGATAAGTGGTGTACGCTTTTTGAGCCGCTGCTGGCATAGCCGCTTTCAGATCAAATTTAAGTGCTGTTTGATACTGATCGTTCGTAATTTTGTTTTCTTCAAGCATCCGTTTAAGAACTAACTGCTGACGAGCAACAGCTTTCTTGTAGCCTTCCTCATCGAAGGAAGGTTTGCTCGTAAACGCCGAGTACTGTGAAGGGGATTGCGGTAGTCCAGCTAGATAAGCTGCTTGCGCAATGTTTAGCTTTTCCAAGTCATCAATGTTGAAAATCCCTTTGGCTGCCGCTTTAATGCCGTACAGATTGTAACCCGTCGCTCCGTTCCCATAAGGGATCTTGTTCAGATAGGCGAGCAAAATTTCATCCTTAGACATGATGCGTTCCATACGCAGTGCCAGTAGTAATTCCCTTGCTTTACGACCATCGTCCCGATCTAATGTTAGGAAGACGCGTCGAGCCAACTGTTGAGTAATGGTACTGCCGCCCGTTTGCACGTCTTCATTCAGAAGCTTCTGCGTCACAGCGCGGTAAAGTCCGCGGAAATCGATCCCGCGATGGTTGTAGAAGTCAGTGTCTTCAATAGAAAGCACCGCATCTAGCAAAATTTGAGGGATGTCGTCTAGTTTGGCAAGCCGTCGATCTTCCTCGGTCCGTAATTGACCGATAACCGAATCATCATTGAAATAAGCGAACCCGGTAATCGCGTTTTCTTGCATCTGTTGGCGTATGGCTTCCTCGCTTCGGATTGGATCTTTCTTTACAAGTGCACTTACATATCCAAAAGCGGCAGAACCACCTAGCAGGCCAGCCAGAAAAGCGCAGATAACAGCCCATTTTAAGGTAATCCCAGTAACTTTTAACGTTGTTCTAACCCAAGGTTGATTCCATTTCGCGAAAAAATTGCGCATAAGTTCCAATATCCTCCTTACATGAACCCTCATAGTATACCATATTTGCAACTTTTGCGGTAATTCAGACGAGAGAAAGGTGTGGCAGACGTTTGACAAGCTGTTGAAACCTATGTTATAACTTTTACAAATGCGAAGATGGATCAGCAGTAGGTAGCTTGTGGTTGCTTTCAGAGAGCCGGTGGTGGGTGAGAACCGGTACCTGCAAGTTAGTGAATTACGGTCTTGAGCAGCGAATGGGAACGTACAGGCATGCCTGTATCAGTAGTGTTTGCCGATTAAACCTCGTTATCGGTTGTTGAGTGAAAACAGCACATTACGTCGATCCCTTCTGGTATAGAAATACGTAGGCGCTGTTTTAATTAGGGTGGTACCGCGAGCTAGTCTTCTCGTCCCTTGTGGATAAGAAGGCTTTTTTGTATTTTTATTTTAGAAAAAGGATGGATGATTATGAGTATCTTGAAGGATCTTGAATTTCGTGGCTTGCTTCATCAAATCACAGACAGAGAAGGCTTAGACAAGAAGTTGAGCGAAGAGCGTGTCGTTCTGTACTGCGGCTTTGACCCTACGGCGGATAGCCTGCACATCGGCTCACTTCTGCCTATTTTAACATTGAGACGGTTCCAGCTTGCTGGTCACATTCCTTTGGCGCTTGTTGGCGGCGGGACGGGACTTATTGGCGATCCAAGCGGAAAAGCGAATGAAAGAACGCTGAATGGCCCTGAGGTCGTTGAGGCGTGGTCGCAAAGCATTAAAAATCAACTATCCCGTTTTCTCGACTTCTCAAGAAACATTGAAAACAGTGCTGAATTGGTCAACAATTACGATTGGCTTGGTTCCTTGAATGTCATCGAGTTTCTACGTGATGTGGGTAAAAACTTTACTGTGAACTACATGCTCGCGAAGGATTCTGTAGATTCCCGGATTACGAAAGGAATTTCCTTTACTGAATTCAGCTACATGATTCTGCAATCTTACGATTTCTTGAAATTGAGCGAAACGAAAAATTGTTCCTTGCAAATCGGGGGCAGCGATCAGTGGGGGAATATTACAGCGGGGCTGGAGCTGATTGGCAAATCGACGGACCGTCGTGCCTTTGGTGTGACGTTGCCGCTTGTAACGAAGAGCGATGGGCAGAAGTTTGGGAAAACTGAAGGCGGCGCGATCTGGTTGGATGCAACCAAAACATCCCCGTATCAGTTCTACCAATTTTGGCTGGGCACAGCTGACAATGATGTGATTCGTTTCTTGAAATATTTCACCTTCATCAGCCATGAAGAAATTGAGCGTCTAGAAGGTGAAGTGCAAGCTCAGCCTGAGAAGCGTGAAGCTCAGAAATTGCTGGCTCGTGAGGTAACGCAATTGGTGCATGGGGAAGAGGCATTAGAAAGTGCGCTTAACATTACTTCAGCGCTATTCAGCGGGAATCTCCAAGAGCTAACGCGCGCAGAAATTGAGGAAGCGTTTAAAGATGTGCCGTCCACGACACTTGAACAAGCAGATGTGCCGTTGATTGACCTGTTAATCTCCGTTGGTGCAGCGCCATCCAAGCGTCAAGCTAGACAAGATTTGGAAAGCGGTGCGGTGTCCGTCAACGGCGTGAAAGTCACAGATCTTGAAGTGACGGCTGGGCAGCTTGGCCGATTAGGCGAGTCGTACCTCATTATTCGCCGCGGGAAAAAGAATTACTACCTAGTGAAGCTGGCATAGCCGCATACCAACATAAAAACCCCCTTAGGGAATTCCCTAAGGGGGTTGCTCTTATTAACGGCTGTAGAACTCGACGATTTGTTTCTCGTCAATTTCTTGTGGAAGTTCGGAACGTTCTGGCAAACGGATGTATTTACCTTCTACGCTTGCGTCGTTGAACTCAAGGTAAGTTGGAAGGTGGTTACGGTTTGCAAGAGCTTCTTTAACGGAAGAAAGACCTTTGCTTCTTTCGCGAAGTGCGATAACGTCGCCAGTGGAAACGATGTAGGAAGCGATGTCTACTTTTTTACCGTTAACTGTTACGTGACCGTGGGAAACCAATTGACGTGCACCAGCACGGGAGTTAGCTAGACCAAGGCGGTAAACCAAGTTGTCAAGGCGGCTCTCAAGCAAGACCATGAAGTTCTCACCCGCGATACCTTTAAGCTTGGAAGCTTTGTCGAACAAGTTGCGGAATTGTTTTTCGTTCAAGCCGTACATGTGACGAAGCTTCTGCTTCTCATTCAATTGTACGCCGTAACCGCTCATTTTTTTACGTTGTCCTGGGCCGTGTTGACCTGGAGGGAATGGGCGTTTCAAGTCTTTACCGTTACCGCTCAAGGAAATACCGACGCGGCGGCTTAGTTTAAATTTAGGTCCTGTATAACGTGACATTTAGGGAAAACTCCTTCTCATGACAATTAGTTTAGTAAATAGCATCTAGATGTCAGGGTGAAGACAAGTGCCCGATTTTGCTTACGAATCAACATGTGATTCCCTGTCAAGAGTAGTTCAGCCGCTGTCTTGGCAGGAGCAAAAGCAGTGAGGGTGATCACAAATGGCATTCACCGAAATCATGGTGTTACTCGACTTCTAATTTTATTAAAAACTATGGCTAGTGTCAAGTCTCATCTTGCAAGCAACAACGTAAAATATCGTGCAATAGACAAGGAAAAATAGTATGATAGAAGAAGCTAATTCTGATTTTGGTACTTAAGGACTATTGTGTGTGAGTGAAGGAGAGCCTATGAGAGAACTTCGCAGCATAAAAGAGCATAGCCGCCATGAACACTATGAAGTGTTTCTTCATCAAGGTTTTTTACTTTCTGGCAACTTGCCATTCGAGGGATTGTTGACGATCCCAAGTTTGCAGGAATCCTTCGCGAACTGGCAAGATCAATTTGGCCCCATGATGCTGCCGCCACAAAGCGCATTGATCTGCGTAGATACGCAAATGTGTGTTGTGGATGCCTGTTCGAATGGAGCATCGTCGATTCAAGATTACTTACAAACTGGCTTCTCTTGGCTTAGAGAGAAGTGTGGAGATAACCCGTTCCATCATTGCAAGAATAAGAGACAAGCGCTGTATATGCCAGGTAACGAATGTCCTGAGCAAGCATTTGAGCCTTACCTAATTGGCGTTACGCCAGTCTTTGATGCGCAAAATCAGATTCATTTTTATTTGGGACTATTCACCCAATCCCTTGCTAATTTGGATGAGACTGTGCAAACGTTATACCGTCTTGCACTTTCGATTCAAAGCTCCCTTCGCTTCGTCGCGGAAAACAACCGATACGTACATTTGGAAACGCTGCATCATGCTAGGGAAGCGGAAACCAAGAAGCACACGATCCTGTTCGAAGCTTCGAAGAAATTGCATGCGCAGATCGATGTTCACTCTGTTTTGACCGAAGTGATTGATTGTTTAGGATTGGTTTATCCGAACATTCGCGTCAAAATTTTACTCTCACAAGATAATGACTCCAATAATGTATCCGTAAAGCCGTTAAACTTTGATCGTTCGGAGTCGGACTTGCGGACACGGGCTTTCATGGAAGGCCAAGTCATATTTGAGCCGACCACAGAGGGCAGCGGTCCAAGGCCTGGCAACATCGCGGCGCCTTTATCAGGCAAGCAAGGGGTTTACGGTGTTCTGTATATGGAATCAACCGATGACCCGATCGATGCTTCCGACTTGCAATTCATCTCATTACTCGCCGATTCGGCAGGTTCCGCTTTCGAAAATGCCAAATTGTACGAACAATCAAATCTCATGATTAATGAGCTGCGGCTCATCAATGAAATAACGAAGCAGCTTAATCAAAGTTTGCGTCTAAATGAGATTTTCAATTCAGCATCAAGTGAGATTTTAAGCATATTTGAAGCGGACTATAGCTGTATTCTGCAGTGCGCCAAAGATAGTGACCAGCTCATTGTTCAAGCAACGAATCTGCCGGCAATGTTTCACGAGACGTTCACCTTGGATCAAGGATTCTCGGGGCTGATCTACTCTTCGAAAGAGCCGATTATTATTTCAGATTATTGGAGTAATAATAAGGTGAAGTCGAGTTTCATGCAGCGTACGAATGCAAGATCATTGATTGGTTCTCCTATCTTGGTCAATGGCAAAGTTGAAGGCGTCATTCTCATCGTTCACCGGCTGCCGAACTTTTTCTCTTATGATAACTACAAGCTGTTGCAAGTGCTTTCTAGCCATATCGGACTGGCTATGACCAATGCTTCTCTGCACGCAGAGGTACGAAGAATGGTCATTACCGATAATTTGACAGGATTGTATGCGAGGCATTATTTAGACGAACAGGCGAATTTGATGCAAAAGAAAGACTTCTGCGGATCCCTGATCGTAGTTGATATCGATTATTTCAAACGCGTGAATGACTCGTACGGTCATCAAATTGGTGATCAGATTCTAATCCATGTGAGTCAGATAATTAAATCTTGTATTCGTGACAGCGATATCGCGGCAAGATGGGGTGGAGAGGAACTCGCGATCTACTTGCCTCAAGTTTCAAAAGATCAAACCATTCGGATAGCCGAACGGATACGAAAAAGAGTGTTTGAGGAAACGCATCCACAAGTCACTGTGTCGTGCGGCGTATCGGATTGGAACTGGGAAGAGGATAAGATCAGTGTCGAATCGCTATTTTATCGTGCTGATATGGCGCTATATCAAGCGAAAAATAATGGACGCAATCAAATTCGAATCGGGTAAGCAAGGAGGCGCTTGTTCTCGGACAAGCGTTTCTTTCATTTCATACAATGTGATAATGTTGAGAAAACTGATGCAAACAGAAGGTAGACATTCTTTAGAAATATGTCAATGAAGTTGGATAAAGATGTCCCCAGTTTTCTCTTTCCTGAACTTCTTGTTAAGTGTTACAATGGTTTGGTCTAGGGGAGGATGGTCGAATTTTGTCGGCAATATTAAAAAGTAAACGCACTGGATTTCTAATCCTATTAGGCATCGTTGTCATAGGCTTGTTGTATTTCTTCTTCTATAATCCTGTGGGGATTAAGTTAGCGCATAGTAACATGCGACAGTTGGCCGTGCATTTAAGGGAGATTGGGTGGCCAGGCAAAATTATTGGAATGGCATTGATTTTCTTTCAGACCTTTTTTCCTTTTATCCCGTTCGTTGTAGTGGCCGGCACGAATGTCGCGATCTTCGGCATTAAAATGGGGTTTCTAGTGAACTATGTCATGTCTTGTTTAGGAGCAGTAGCCTCCTTTTATTTTGCCCGATATTATGGACATGACTGGGTAGAGAAGAAGCTCGAGGGCTTCCCACTAGTGACCCAATTCAGCAAACGGATGGAGAGACACGGTTTCTTCTATGTACTGATTGGACGTCTCATTCCCATTCTGCCTTCTTCCGCAATCAACTTCTCAGCAGGGCTAACGCGCATGCGGTTTCGGCATTTCCTCTGGGGAACCCTTCTCGGGAAATTTCCCATCGTATTCCTGGAATCCATGATTGCGCATGATCTGTTCCATTTCCAGAAATATAAAGGAAGACTGCTCGTTCTGCTTGGTATTCTAGTTCTGTTATTACTACTTGGTAATAGCGTCAAGAGAGCGCTTGCGACCAAGGCGAAATAAAGGGCTTTCTTGGAGAATGCAGGAAATTTTCTAGTTGCTTTCCGTTGGGATTCCAAGTTATCATAGAGAAAGCAAGACGACCAATTGTGACTATAATGGAGGAATGAGATATGCCAAGCGCTAATAATGCAGCAATTGTTGAGATTTCCCAAACAGCTAATAAATTCAGATCATCCATCGTTCTTCAATATGACAATAAGTATATCGATGTGAAAAGTATTTTAGGCTTGTTCACAACGTTAATCAGCTCCAGCAACTATGATTTGCACGTTCATGGTCCAGATGCGGAAGAAGCGAAAGCAGCGATGGCTGAAGTGTTTGCGAAGCACAATTTGGGTGTAAACGTCGTTCAAGACTAGTTTTTAATGAAAAGAAGGTATCCTCAGAATCTCTGAGGGTACCTTCTCTTGTATATTACTCCAATTTCGCTTAATATAGATCATATAAGGACGGATGACTTTGCGTATAGGGGGAAGTTGGGAATGTCTTCATCTGATCTACTGTTAGACATGAATCAAAAGGCGCTTAATCTTCTTCAAGAAGATGCAGATAAAATCGAGAAGCTGATCGAAGTACAGATGGAGAACTTGACGACACGTCAATGTCCGCTATACGAAGAGGTATTAGATACGCAAATGTATGGACTATCGAGAGAGATTGATTTTGCCATTCGAGCGGGACTTATTACAGAGACGCCTGGTAAACAAATTCTCCATAAGCTTGAACGTAACCTTGCGCAACTGTATGAAGCGTTAAACAACAAAAAGTAACCCATAGGGGTTACTTTTTTTGTTTAAATTACTATGGATCCCTGTCCACGAGTACGGGACTGCCTTACTATACGAGGAAGAATACAACGCCAAGGATGATGTAGACGAACAACAGCAGTAATCCTTCGTACCAGTTCGTAGAGCCATCTTGGGTAATGGACTTCGTAATGAACACCGAGACACCAATCGCAGCAATTTCATATTTGGTGAATACAATATTCATAGGTGTGCTGCTGACGAAAAAGCTGAGCAGAATGAGCACTGGCGCAACGAATAGCGCGATTTGCAAAGAACTTCCGATCGCAATTTCAACAGCTGCGCCCATTTTGTTTTTCATCGCCATCATGACAGCGGCACTATGTTCAGCTGCGTTCCCAATAATCGCGATGAGGAAGGCACCGACGAACAGCTCGGACAACCCGAATTTGTGCGTTACTTCTTCCAGTGTTCCGACCAGCCATTCACTCGTAAAAGCAACCATCACAGTAGCTAGAATGAGGAATAGGATGGACACTCCTTTGGACCAAGCAGCTTCACCGTGTTCAATCGCTTCATCAGAGAGCACATTCTTGTGCGTCACCATCGAGAACAGGAGCCAGAGCAGGTAGGCTGCGATTAAGATAATCGCGACGATCATACTCATGGAGGAGTTTTCACTGGTCGTTAGGCCGCCTGTGAAGATCGCGGGTATGAAGAGGGCGACAACGCCGAGAATCATCAAGGAAGAGTTGTGAGAAGCGAGCTTAATATTGAACGACTGCTCTTTGAATTTTAAGCCGCCAGCGAAGATGCTGAGTCCTAGAACGAGCAGCAAATTCCCGATGATGGCACCAGTAAGACTGGCTTTTACCACGTCATAAAGTCCATCTCGAACTAAGAAGAAGGCGATGATGAGCTCCGCCGCGTTCCCGAAGGTGGCGTTGAGGAAGCCTCCCATTCGTTCGCCCGCGTAATGTGCAACGCTTTCCGTCGCTTTGCCCAGGAAGCCAGCCACGAAAACGATCGCGATACAAGCTATAACGAATTGTGTTGTCGTATTGAGGTGCGCGTAGTGTGCTGTGCCAGCGGTAAGAAAGGACACGATCAACCCGATGTAAAACAATTTTCCTTTCAATGATAACCCTCCGAATCGTATGTATTGGAACTTTTTAACTTCTTTTACTATACCGACTTTACGCCCTAAAGTAAATTAAAATGGAGACTCTTGCGCTGATCTTGCTTTCATCTTTTGTTCTTATTACAATAGATTTATACCAAGTTTAGGGAGTGATCCGTATGTCCGAAGACAATCAAACTGGCTTAATTCGTATTTCTGATGACGTAGTATCGACAATCGCAGGGCTTGCAGCGCTAGAAACAGCAGGCATCGCAGGAATGTCTGGTGGCATTTCGGAAGGCTTGGCTAAGCGTCTTAGCGGCAAGAATGTACAACGCGGCGTATCCGTTGAAGTTGGACAAGTTGAAGCTGCGATTGACTTACGTGTTATCGTGAAATATGGTTCCCGTATTCAGGATGTATGCAGAGACCTCCAAGAGAACGTACGGGAAGCTGTTGAAAATATGACAGGCTTAACGGTAGTCGAAGTGAATGTGAAAGTGGAAGGTGTCGCTTTTACGGAAGAAGAAATAGAAGAGCAGCTTCGTGTAAAATAAGGCGCTCAAGAAGAAAAGACCCGTTCGACGTGAAAAAATCATGTCGAAACGGGTCTTTTTTTGGTTTTCGCTGGTGCCTCTTTGCGCGCTTGCCCTAGAGGTTGCGATTGCTCGCGGGAGATGCCGAGGATGATGCCCATACTGAAGAGGGAAACCATCATGGAGGATCCTCCCGCAGATATAAAGGGGAGCGTTACGCCTGTAAGCGGAATCGTGTTCGTCACACCGCCAATATTAATAAAGGCTTGTATCGCAAACATGACCATAATACCTACACCGGCTAGCATCCCGAATAGATCTGGACATCGCACAGCTATGACGATCCCTCGCCAAATGAAAATGAGATAGACGAGCAGGAATACCACGCTGCCGATAAATCCAAGCTCTTCACCGATAATGGCAAAAATAAAATCGTTATGCGCTTCTGGTAAATAATGCAGCTTCTGAATGCCTTGTCCGAATCCAGCGCCGGTTAGACCGCCATGGCCGAAGGCGTACAAAGATTGCACGACCTGTAAGCCACTTCCTTGCGGATCGGCGAATGGATCCATAAACGAGGTAATCCGATTGAGCCGGAAGTTCGAATCCGTATTGCCAAATGCAAGGTACATAAGCACGGCAATGCCGACAACGACGGCGCCGATCATGCCTAGAAAAAAGATATGCTTCAGATTGGAACCGCCGACCATAATGACGATCGCTGAGCAGGAAAGCAGAATCATACAAGAGCCGAAATCGGGCTGAAGTAGAATCAATCCGCACACAAAGCCAACGATCACAATGGCAGGGAATAATCCCTTACGGAAATTTCGAAATTTGTCTTCCTTCTTGCTAATGAGTGACGCCAAATAGAGAATGACAATTAATTTAGCGAACTCGGTAGGTTGAATTCCGTACTTTCCCAACGAGAACCAACTGCTCGCACCGTTTGCCTTACTCGTAAAAATAACGGAAATTAATCCGAGTATGACG
This window encodes:
- the cax gene encoding calcium/proton exchanger, with protein sequence MKGKLFYIGLIVSFLTAGTAHYAHLNTTTQFVIACIAIVFVAGFLGKATESVAHYAGERMGGFLNATFGNAAELIIAFFLVRDGLYDVVKASLTGAIIGNLLLVLGLSIFAGGLKFKEQSFNIKLASHNSSLMILGVVALFIPAIFTGGLTTSENSSMSMIVAIILIAAYLLWLLFSMVTHKNVLSDEAIEHGEAAWSKGVSILFLILATVMVAFTSEWLVGTLEEVTHKFGLSELFVGAFLIAIIGNAAEHSAAVMMAMKNKMGAAVEIAIGSSLQIALFVAPVLILLSFFVSSTPMNIVFTKYEIAAIGVSVFITKSITQDGSTNWYEGLLLLFVYIILGVVFFLV
- a CDS encoding diguanylate cyclase domain-containing protein, whose amino-acid sequence is MRELRSIKEHSRHEHYEVFLHQGFLLSGNLPFEGLLTIPSLQESFANWQDQFGPMMLPPQSALICVDTQMCVVDACSNGASSIQDYLQTGFSWLREKCGDNPFHHCKNKRQALYMPGNECPEQAFEPYLIGVTPVFDAQNQIHFYLGLFTQSLANLDETVQTLYRLALSIQSSLRFVAENNRYVHLETLHHAREAETKKHTILFEASKKLHAQIDVHSVLTEVIDCLGLVYPNIRVKILLSQDNDSNNVSVKPLNFDRSESDLRTRAFMEGQVIFEPTTEGSGPRPGNIAAPLSGKQGVYGVLYMESTDDPIDASDLQFISLLADSAGSAFENAKLYEQSNLMINELRLINEITKQLNQSLRLNEIFNSASSEILSIFEADYSCILQCAKDSDQLIVQATNLPAMFHETFTLDQGFSGLIYSSKEPIIISDYWSNNKVKSSFMQRTNARSLIGSPILVNGKVEGVILIVHRLPNFFSYDNYKLLQVLSSHIGLAMTNASLHAEVRRMVITDNLTGLYARHYLDEQANLMQKKDFCGSLIVVDIDYFKRVNDSYGHQIGDQILIHVSQIIKSCIRDSDIAARWGGEELAIYLPQVSKDQTIRIAERIRKRVFEETHPQVTVSCGVSDWNWEEDKISVESLFYRADMALYQAKNNGRNQIRIG
- a CDS encoding Asp23/Gls24 family envelope stress response protein, translated to MSEDNQTGLIRISDDVVSTIAGLAALETAGIAGMSGGISEGLAKRLSGKNVQRGVSVEVGQVEAAIDLRVIVKYGSRIQDVCRDLQENVREAVENMTGLTVVEVNVKVEGVAFTEEEIEEQLRVK
- a CDS encoding HPr family phosphocarrier protein, with translation MPSANNAAIVEISQTANKFRSSIVLQYDNKYIDVKSILGLFTTLISSSNYDLHVHGPDAEEAKAAMAEVFAKHNLGVNVVQD
- a CDS encoding TVP38/TMEM64 family protein; this encodes MSAILKSKRTGFLILLGIVVIGLLYFFFYNPVGIKLAHSNMRQLAVHLREIGWPGKIIGMALIFFQTFFPFIPFVVVAGTNVAIFGIKMGFLVNYVMSCLGAVASFYFARYYGHDWVEKKLEGFPLVTQFSKRMERHGFFYVLIGRLIPILPSSAINFSAGLTRMRFRHFLWGTLLGKFPIVFLESMIAHDLFHFQKYKGRLLVLLGILVLLLLLGNSVKRALATKAK
- a CDS encoding YlaN family protein; the encoded protein is MSSSDLLLDMNQKALNLLQEDADKIEKLIEVQMENLTTRQCPLYEEVLDTQMYGLSREIDFAIRAGLITETPGKQILHKLERNLAQLYEALNNKK
- a CDS encoding transglycosylase domain-containing protein, translated to MRNFFAKWNQPWVRTTLKVTGITLKWAVICAFLAGLLGGSAAFGYVSALVKKDPIRSEEAIRQQMQENAITGFAYFNDDSVIGQLRTEEDRRLAKLDDIPQILLDAVLSIEDTDFYNHRGIDFRGLYRAVTQKLLNEDVQTGGSTITQQLARRVFLTLDRDDGRKARELLLALRMERIMSKDEILLAYLNKIPYGNGATGYNLYGIKAAAKGIFNIDDLEKLNIAQAAYLAGLPQSPSQYSAFTSKPSFDEEGYKKAVARQQLVLKRMLEENKITNDQYQTALKFDLKAAMPAAAQKAYTTYPYLMIETEQEAAEILLKIQRPELDPKTNATAYNDALKNIHTQLLRGGYQIYTTIDKTIYDSMHEISSNEKNFAPTDEKKGGIEQVGAIMIDSKTGAIKGMIEGRDFFDEQLNHATQAYRQPGSTMKPIAAYIPALEKGAIQPGSTVDDIPIILKDGVKGFHLPENWDHKFHGLMTARKALNQSYNIPAIDIFLNKVGIGPAWDFVKKLGITSLTKADNVAQTGVIGGLERGTSVKEMAGAYASIPNKGVFNETYLIREIKDSNGKTIYAHEQKPQTVYSPQTAYLITDMMKTVVKEGTATDLMAKFKSYGKIEISGKTGSTQDDADAWFMGFTPDITVGVWIGYDQPIYKLSTATLVSPTFGSTKQTYHAKDIWALIMNKTIEKKPELFPNKTFAKPDGIVSATVSSLSGLLPSELTTSSDHLVTDIFNKKYLPTETDNVMVKMKISSFNGLNYMAQESTPADFVQEKVVIKRQKSITQLLKEIDEAMLKLPEKNRKPIEFYKPTDYDDDAPADPDPRVDDGKVPPAPTNVAMTKSGDTATITFQPNADADIVGYRIYRSDNNGKFMLLGGKVVLAGAEAKFVDQPQATNLITGYYVTAVDVAGKESTPSRSTYSDGSSLDSLIIPGIDGSGNLLPGASAPPTGTNNGGGTSTSTSKPTAKDAPAAPTGIKAKADGASLVLTWKANDAKDKVKQYVVYFSDKEKGTYTKLGTVENGTEYHYYAAAYNGYYKITAINDAGESKYSATIAYNH
- the tyrS gene encoding tyrosine--tRNA ligase, which produces MSILKDLEFRGLLHQITDREGLDKKLSEERVVLYCGFDPTADSLHIGSLLPILTLRRFQLAGHIPLALVGGGTGLIGDPSGKANERTLNGPEVVEAWSQSIKNQLSRFLDFSRNIENSAELVNNYDWLGSLNVIEFLRDVGKNFTVNYMLAKDSVDSRITKGISFTEFSYMILQSYDFLKLSETKNCSLQIGGSDQWGNITAGLELIGKSTDRRAFGVTLPLVTKSDGQKFGKTEGGAIWLDATKTSPYQFYQFWLGTADNDVIRFLKYFTFISHEEIERLEGEVQAQPEKREAQKLLAREVTQLVHGEEALESALNITSALFSGNLQELTRAEIEEAFKDVPSTTLEQADVPLIDLLISVGAAPSKRQARQDLESGAVSVNGVKVTDLEVTAGQLGRLGESYLIIRRGKKNYYLVKLA
- the rpsD gene encoding 30S ribosomal protein S4; this encodes MSRYTGPKFKLSRRVGISLSGNGKDLKRPFPPGQHGPGQRKKMSGYGVQLNEKQKLRHMYGLNEKQFRNLFDKASKLKGIAGENFMVLLESRLDNLVYRLGLANSRAGARQLVSHGHVTVNGKKVDIASYIVSTGDVIALRERSKGLSSVKEALANRNHLPTYLEFNDASVEGKYIRLPERSELPQEIDEKQIVEFYSR